The genomic interval CATCGCTAGTTACCGGGGAAATGCAGAGTAACTTCACACACACTCACTAGAAAGACTAAAATTGAAAAGGCTGACGGtgtcaaatgttggtgaggaagtGGATCAGTCACAATTCTTGACCCTGCTGGTGGCCGTATAAAacagtacagccactttgaacATCAGTCAGGCAATTTCTCATACAGTTAAGCACACACATCTGCCCTGTAGCCCAGCAAGGCCACCCCTAGGTGtttacataaaagaaatgaaaatctatGTTCATGAAAGACTTGTgcaagaatatttatagcagctttatcatAACAGCCCAAAAAGGAAGTAGCTCAGTGTCCGTCAGCAGGATTGTAAATCTGTGTGGTGGAATAGTGCTCAGCACCGAAGTGGAGCACGTTGCTGACCCATGCAACACAGACATTGTGCTGAGCGGAAGAAGCCAGACCCTCCTTCCCGCCAGAAGTGTATATATTGCCTGATGTCATTTGTATGAACTTctggaacaggcaaaactaatctattgtGGAAGAATTCTGAGCGGCGGTTGCCTCCGGGTGCGGGGTgcgggagcggggaggggagtgGGTTACGGGGACTGAGCGTGAAGGGCTTGAGAGAGTTCTGGGGGGAGAAGGCAGTGTCCTCTGTCTTGAGAGGGACAGTCCTGAGGAACCCTCAGCAGCTCTCTGGGTTTCTCTTTCTgccatctctcctctcctttacTCTGCCCCACAAGCTCTAGCTGCCCTCCTCTCTGCTGGGAGGTCCCTGGGCTCTGTCTGTGGCCTGCGTCCATTCTTCAGGCAGTAAGCTGGCGCTCACCTGGTTTGTTTCTCATCTCTCAGGATCACTATCTTTTGGTGCCCGATCTCCAGTGTCTTGTGCTGTTGTTTCAtagattctgtttttttcttttttatttgtttcatgcATGAGAGTAAGTCCAGTCCCTGTGACTCTTGACCAGAAGTCGATGTCCTGGACTGGACAATAtatctgttgaaaaaaaaaagtctcacccCTTAAAATGCAAGgcagagattttgttttttctttgctttaattCCAGTATCTAGTACAACCAAAAATAACTTGGCATACAGTAGGCCCTAAGTGAAGATTTTGGAACAGACACATGATtcattctttcttactttctttcctccttttactGTTGCATTACAAACGTTGAATAGCAAACCCAATGCTTTAACTAAAACAGCATTTTCTAAACGGTCCTTTGGAACACTGGCCTCTTGATTCTTTATAAACAAAGGGCTCTGTAATGAAATTAGTTTGGGAAAAACTTATGTACTGACAAATTCTGTGATAAAGACACTTGTTTAAACCAGAGTTTTCTACACTTATTTGACCAGgaatattttttcccctcaaaacacCTATTGACcttttatataatttatcttttctgGAACACATTCTGAAGAAATGGTGATCTGATGTTGTACATCTTGTAAGTGTAATAAAACTatatacatttatctttttcactcttttataAGAGTGATACAATATGTTACTATATTATATTGTAATAAATACAAGATATttttgtatgtaaattacatatgataatttatacatttttaagcaACTTTATTGGgatattcacataccatacaattcacccattcaTACTATGATTTAATGGATTTAAGTATACTCACAGacatgtgcaaccatcaccacagtaaATTTTAGAATGTCTTCATCACCTTTTAGATATTATCCACGAACACTACCCCACTGTCTCCCATCTCCTGTCCTGTGCTCCCGCCCAGCCCTAAggaaccactattctactttctgtctctatagatttgcctattctgggtatttcttataaaaggaatcatatagtatgtggtcttttgcaactggcttccttcacttagcgtaatgtttccAAAGTTCATCCATATCGTGGTTTGTattaatacttcattctttttgtggccGATTAACATTCTGTTGTACAGATGTACctcattttgtttacccattatTCTGTTGCTGAACATTTGGGTTCTTTCTACCTCCTGGCTATTGTGGATAATACGGCTGTAAAAATTTGTGTCCAAGTTTTTGTGTGGgcgtatgtttttatttctgttgggcatatacctaggagtggaattgctgggccataagATACACtgtgtttaatcttttgaggagctgccagactcttttccaaagtggcatCATCATTTTACATCTCCACTAGCATTGTATgagtgttctgatttctccacatcctcaccaacacttgttattacctgatgttttaaaatttttctttttaatttattattcatttttggctgcgccgggttttagttgcggcatgtggactcttagctgtggcatgcatgtgggatctagttccctgaccaggggtcgaacctgggccccctgcactgggagtgtggagtcttacccactggaccaccagggaagtcccttatctgactttttgattctagccatcgtAGTGGGTGTcgcattatagttttgatttgcatttctctgatgactgcTCATGTAGagtatgttttcatgtgctttttggccatttgcatatcttctttggggaaatgtataTTCAGCTCctttcctttaaacattttttttattaacttttggctgcgttgggtctttgtggctgtgttgggtcttcatagctgcgcacgggctttctctagttgcagcgaacaggggctcctcttctttgcggtgcgtgggcttctcactgtggtggcttctcttgttgcggagcacaggctctaggcacgagagcttcaatagttgtggctcacgggctctagagtgcaggctcagtagttgtggtacacgggcttagttactctgcggcatgtgggatcttcccggaccagggctcgatcctgtgtcgcctgcattggcaggcggattcttaaccactgcaccaccagggaagcccctcagctccttttaaaattggatttttaaaaaatcattgagttacaagatttcttttttatatattctagattaaGTCCTGTATCAGATATTGATTTGCAGAACATTTTTCCCATCCTGTGGCTcgtcttttcacttctttttggTGGTCTTTGAAGATAATGTCAtttgaagcttttaattttttttttttttttgcggtacacgggcctcccactctgccgtggcctctcccgccgtggagcacaggctccggatgtgcaggcccagcggccatggctcacaggcccagccactccgcggcatgtgcgatcctcctggaccggggcacgaacccacgtcccctgcatcagcaggcagattcccaaccaccgcgccaccagggaagccctgaagctgttaattttgataaagaccagtttattaattttttctattgttactcatgcttttggtgtcattatCTTATATATAATTTCTAGTCCCTACTTTTAGCAGAGTCAGAACAACAGCCTTCATTTGGTTTGTCATcgtgacagaaaaacaaaaaaaaatggttaaaatagttaaaaatagtTACCATTAGCTTTGAGGCCATAATACTTGATGAGTAATACTTTTAATTAACATCAAATCAAATGGCATTTGGCTGAGAATTCCATTCATGGTGTAAAGTAAATGGAAAATGATAtgttttaattgaattaaatagcataatgaaaaataaaatcaatgttattgattttaaagcattttattcaataaaattcttCCTCCCCCCACTAAAATTTACGTTATTAATTCTACTCTATCAGTGACATTTCCCCTTAACCTGTTAACCTTCAGACAACACAAAATGACTGTTAGATGAAGACATTGGTGATTGACACCTGGAACAGGAGTGGTTGTTCATTGGCAACAGTGCTTGAACATGAACGATGATGTATGATGAGCATATGCATGTTGTTAATTAGAATGTACTTAGAAGGATGATAGTCAGACTCTTTGCTCTAGGGGAAGAGGATGAAgcagttgttttaaaattatgttttctttacaCTGGGACTTGGGCTTCTGTTGGGAAGCTAAAGAGGGGGAGGGCTGGCTCCCTGACTTGTATTACAGCAGTTTTTGTTTAATCTGTTCTACAGAATGGGAGTTCATGGAAATGTACTTTGAAAAGAGggcttctctgtttttttttttaagtagtaaaTTGAAATGTACcagtaaaaagaattaaaacatggGAGTTTTTTTGTAAGCTGGttgaaaattactttttctatCAAAGTAATGTAGCATTGCTTCCTGAGTCAGCAGTATGATGATGTGGTATGCCCCAAATCTGATTTCATGCATTTCATAAAGGACTTTGCACACGCGATCAAATCCATCTCAATGTAAAGGAGACCTCGAGGctaattttatgatatttttcgTCTAGTGTGTCACTTTATGTCGACTTTTCGACTAACTTGTGTGTCTTTTCTTTGTGTTCAAAGGTTTTATAccgtttttattttcttcccaggtTATGTGTGCCCAGTGAGCCACCCCTGACACAAGAAGCATCATCAGCACTTTATTAGTGATGGATACTGAGAAGAAACCAGAGAATGATGAGGATGACAGTgtaaacaaagaagcaaaagacTTGAGAAATAGTTCACCCCATGATGTAGATTGTGGGCCTGTATCTGAGGTGATAGCAGATTCCTCTGAAAATTCCACAAGCAAAAGAGGCTTTTTAGAGTCATCGGACTTTGACAGCGCTGTCGTGGGGAATGATGGAAATGAACACGCTtccaagagaatgaaattagcTGAGGCAGAGCCCCTCCAGTCAGGAGAGCTGGGCATCCCTGGGTCAGAGAGGCCTGAGGGCTCAGGCCCGGAAGCGGGTGTCCCGTTGAcggggacaggggtgggggcCCTCCTTAGTGACCCTGATGGAGGCGTGTGTCTTCCTGGTGCCTTTGCCGCCCCCTGCAGTGTTAGCCCCACGGACGCTGCTTCTCTGGAAACAGATGCTGAGAAGAAGCCCGCTCAGGAAATGGTTTTCCTTGATCCAGGAAGAGAGCTTCCCTTCCCTCAGAACGAGATGCCTGCGAGCAGTACCCTCGGAAGTGTGGATGCAGTTCTGCAGTGCGGCGCATGTGGTCACTCGTTTGTTTCCTGCTCCGATTTGGAGAAGCATGCCGAGTGTCACATGCAGCAGCCTGAGGACCACGCCTGCGGCCCCTGTGGCCACAAAGCAGAGAGCAGCACGGCCTTACATGTGCACGTCAGGCAGGCGCACGGGCCGCAGAGGGTCTTTTCTTGTGACCTCTGTGGCTTTCAGTGTGTGGAGGAGAACCTGTTGAACGCACACTGTCTCGGCAAAACACATCTCCGGCGTCAGAACCTTGCTGCTCGTGGAGGGTTTGTACAGATCTTAACCAAACAGCCTTTTCCTAAGAAGCCATGTCCCATGGGAACAAAAAGTGTTCGCACAAAGCCAAGAGCGTCTAAGCCAATAGCAAAGAATGGCGGTTCAAAAGGATTACGAAACGTTGGAAGCAAATTTAAAGATTTCAGAGGAAGCATTTCTAAACAAAGTGGAAATGGCAGTGAGTTGCTGGTTGAAATGATGCCATCCAGGAGTACTTCACCAGAAAAAGTAGAGATTGTTGAAGAAAATGTAACCTCCCTCGATATACCTCGGAATCCTGAAAACCAGAGTAAAAAGTTAGGAGCCTTAGTCACCTCAGAGGGTCTCCTAGAGAAATTGGAATCTACCAGAAACACCCTCCAGGCAGCCCACGGTGTCAGTACGTCCTCAAGACCCAGACCTGAGCGGAACGTCCTCATGCTGGGCAGCAGCTTCCGACGACGCAGCGGCGCTTTCGCCCTAAGGGGCCAGGCGAAGAAAAGGTTCACTCTTTTAGGAGTTAACAAAAGAGGCACTACTGAAACTCAGAGGCTGTGCTTGAAACACTTTAGAACACAGATGAAAACAAGTGATGCTGAGTCAACACCCCAGCATGCAGAAACCAGTGGCAGCGTCCAGGGTCTGTGCGTCACATCCGCAGAGACCCAGGACCTGAAGCAAGACAGGAGAAGCTCCCATCTCCCATGCTCCTTTGACTCGGTGACGGTGAGGCTGCCTTCTGATGACCAGGTGTTGTGTACGTGTACAGACTGTGGACACACAGCCACAAACAGGACAGAGTTGGAAATCCATGTGAAGAGGAGCCACGCAGGAGAGATGCAGTCTCACTGCCAGACATGTGGCTTTTCCAGTGCGTCCAGGAGGGACTTGGATGCATACTCGCACAATAACCAGCATCAGCAGACCGCCCCCGGCCTCAGTTGTCAGTGTTGTTCCTTTACTTCCTTGAATGAAATGTACCTGAGAGACCACATGAAGGAAAAGCACAGTAGGGGTTTCCTTTGCACGCCTTGTGATCTGTGCTTCTCGTCtgagaaagacatggaggaacacAAGACAACTGAGAAGCACATTCACTTGTTGGGTCAGCCAAAGACTTCTCAATCATTTAACAATGATTTGGTTTTACAGACTTTACCTTTAAGTACTTTAGaatcagaaaatacaaaagattCTGTGAGTGAGTCAGGAAAAGCAGCTCAGGAAGAGCCAGTTCAGTCCAGGGTAAGCCATGGAAATGAAGTAAGACATGCGAATAAGCCTCAGTTTCAGTGTAAGAAGTGTTTTTATAAAACAAGATCTTCCACTGTTCTCACAAGACACATAAAGCTCCGCCATGGTCAAGACTATCACTTTCTGTGTAAGGCATGTAATCTTTACTCATTGAGCAAAGAAGGAATGGAGAAACACATTAAGAGAAGCAAACATCTTGaaaatgctaagaaaaataatattggcTTAAGCTTTGAAGAATGTATTGAAAGGGTCTGCATAGGTGCAAATGACAAAAAAGAAGAGTTTACCATTTCTGGGAATGGAAGGATAGAAGGCCATGTGGAAGGTGTGCAATTCCAGGAGCACACCTGTCTCGACAAGAGCATCCTCCTTCCCCAGGAACTGTCACACTCTGGTGTAATCACCAAAGAGGCTGAATTAACTTTGACCACTGCCCCAAAGAGAGGGAGACCTAAAGGTAACATCTCACGGACGTGTTCACACTGTGGTCTTTTGGCCTCGAGTATTACAAACTTGACCGTGCACATTAGACGAAAACACAGTCACCAGTACAGTTATTTATGCAAAGTGTGTAAGTATTATACTGTAACTAAGGGAGACATGGAACGTCATTGTGCCACCAAGAAACATAAAGGACGTGTAGAAATAGAAGCGAGTGGAAAACCAAGTTCAGATATCATTGTTGGCCCGGAAGGGGGGAACCCTGAAGCCTGTAGGAAGAACACCACTTCAGCAGTTTCGGATGTACCTGCCAACGAGTCAGCTGAAGCAGACACCTCTGTTTCGGAAAAGCCAGTACTAGAGCAAGGGAATCCAGTTGAAGTCGACGTTGAGAATGTATTTcattctacagatggggaaactaacgGTCACATTCTTGAGAGAAAGGAACAAACGTCTCTAGAACCAGAGGACCTTATCCATCAGGGCAATGCCTGCTCCCAGGGAGATGACACAGGTACAGGAGATGACAAATGTGCGCGCTGTGAGTTTAACGCTTACGCTTCTCCTTCTCTAGAACTGCACATAAAACGGAAACATACAAGAGAGTTTGCGTTTTATTGCATGGCGTGTGATTACTATGCTGTGACTCGGCGGGAGATGACCAGGCACGCAGCAACAGAAAAacataagatgaaaaggcagtcTTACCTGAACTCTTCTAACGTAGAAGCCAGTTCTGCAGAAATGTCCAAAACCATCATTATTCCTGAAGGGCAGCATCAGCAAAGTTCTGAAGAATTTCAGATAATTTCAGACCAACCCTCTGAAACTCTCAGAACTAGAAATGCTGCTGATTGTTCTATTTTGGATGAGAATACTAATTTAGATATGTCCAAAGTACTCTGCGCTCCTGGCTCTGTAGAAATTGAGACTGAGGAAGAATCTAATCTCAGCGAAGATCATTCCTTTTGTGAAGCTTTCCAGCCGCCCCTTGCCAAGGATAAAGTTACAAAACCGGAGGAGATGGTGTCCCTTAATATTTCCTCTAATTATGGCTCCCCAGGCAACTTTCAGAATGAAAATTCAGGAAGCTCAGCTTTGAATTATGagacagcaaaggaaaaccaCAGTATGTTGAATGACGTCAGTGATCCAGACACACATTGCAAGAGTGATGGCGGAAACGTAGGGGACAAGGCAGATAAAGTCCTTGGCAAACGTGTGTGCCCCGGAGCTCTAGAAGGAGAGCATTCGGCTGAGAGCACCATGCTGAGAGCAACTGGAGAAGAGCTCAACCTGGGTGGCAGTGGTCAGAACAAAGTTGGAAGTGTGCAGAGTTCAGGGGATTTGAAAGATGTGCCAGAAGATCCCGTTCTAGAGAATAAGGAGATTCTGATGAATTCCCaacatgaaagtaaaataattttggaagagGATGGTCCAGCTTCTGATAGCACCGTTGAAAATACTGATGTTTATGAAACTATAATCAGTATTGATGATAAAGGACAAGCCGTGTACAGTTTTGGCCGGTTTGATTCTTCCATCATAAGGATAAAGAACCCCGAAGATGGGGACCTGTTAGACCAGTCTGAAGAGGGGCTTATAGCAGCAGGAGTGAGAATGAGTGAGTTGCCCTTAAAGGACTGTGCTCAAGgtgtgaaaaagaagaaatccgACGGCGGTTCCTTTGCCGAATCCACACGAATTCGTTGTGATGACTGTGGCTTCTTAGCAGATGGTTTGAGTGGACTGAATGTTCACATAGCCATGAAGCATCCTACAAAAGAGAAACACTTCCACTGTCTGCTGTGTGGAAAGTCGTTCTACACGGAGAGCAACCTCCATCAGCATTTGGCCAGTGCTGGTCACATGAGAAATGAACAGGCCAGCGTCGAGGAGCTTCCCGAGGGAGGGGCCACCTTTAAATGTGTCAAGTGTACAGAGCCCTTTGATTCTGAACAGAATTTATTTCTGCATATTAAAGGGCAGCATGAGGAACTGCTCCGAGAGGTGAATAAGTACATAGTGGAAGACACTGAGCAAATCAACCGCGAGAGAGAGGAAAATCAGGGGAACGTTTGCAAGTATTGTGGGAAGATGTGTCGCAGTAGCAATTCGATGGCATTCCTAGCACACATTCGCACTCACACAGGTATGTAAAGTGCAGCAAATCTCTCTTTACCCACCAGGTGCAGAGGAGTGATAGAGTTCGGACATTTGTTCCCATCCAAATGTGGAGTCCTTAACTGC from Globicephala melas chromosome 13, mGloMel1.2, whole genome shotgun sequence carries:
- the ZNF407 gene encoding zinc finger protein 407, whose translation is MDTEKKPENDEDDSVNKEAKDLRNSSPHDVDCGPVSEVIADSSENSTSKRGFLESSDFDSAVVGNDGNEHASKRMKLAEAEPLQSGELGIPGSERPEGSGPEAGVPLTGTGVGALLSDPDGGVCLPGAFAAPCSVSPTDAASLETDAEKKPAQEMVFLDPGRELPFPQNEMPASSTLGSVDAVLQCGACGHSFVSCSDLEKHAECHMQQPEDHACGPCGHKAESSTALHVHVRQAHGPQRVFSCDLCGFQCVEENLLNAHCLGKTHLRRQNLAARGGFVQILTKQPFPKKPCPMGTKSVRTKPRASKPIAKNGGSKGLRNVGSKFKDFRGSISKQSGNGSELLVEMMPSRSTSPEKVEIVEENVTSLDIPRNPENQSKKLGALVTSEGLLEKLESTRNTLQAAHGVSTSSRPRPERNVLMLGSSFRRRSGAFALRGQAKKRFTLLGVNKRGTTETQRLCLKHFRTQMKTSDAESTPQHAETSGSVQGLCVTSAETQDLKQDRRSSHLPCSFDSVTVRLPSDDQVLCTCTDCGHTATNRTELEIHVKRSHAGEMQSHCQTCGFSSASRRDLDAYSHNNQHQQTAPGLSCQCCSFTSLNEMYLRDHMKEKHSRGFLCTPCDLCFSSEKDMEEHKTTEKHIHLLGQPKTSQSFNNDLVLQTLPLSTLESENTKDSVSESGKAAQEEPVQSRVSHGNEVRHANKPQFQCKKCFYKTRSSTVLTRHIKLRHGQDYHFLCKACNLYSLSKEGMEKHIKRSKHLENAKKNNIGLSFEECIERVCIGANDKKEEFTISGNGRIEGHVEGVQFQEHTCLDKSILLPQELSHSGVITKEAELTLTTAPKRGRPKGNISRTCSHCGLLASSITNLTVHIRRKHSHQYSYLCKVCKYYTVTKGDMERHCATKKHKGRVEIEASGKPSSDIIVGPEGGNPEACRKNTTSAVSDVPANESAEADTSVSEKPVLEQGNPVEVDVENVFHSTDGETNGHILERKEQTSLEPEDLIHQGNACSQGDDTGTGDDKCARCEFNAYASPSLELHIKRKHTREFAFYCMACDYYAVTRREMTRHAATEKHKMKRQSYLNSSNVEASSAEMSKTIIIPEGQHQQSSEEFQIISDQPSETLRTRNAADCSILDENTNLDMSKVLCAPGSVEIETEEESNLSEDHSFCEAFQPPLAKDKVTKPEEMVSLNISSNYGSPGNFQNENSGSSALNYETAKENHSMLNDVSDPDTHCKSDGGNVGDKADKVLGKRVCPGALEGEHSAESTMLRATGEELNLGGSGQNKVGSVQSSGDLKDVPEDPVLENKEILMNSQHESKIILEEDGPASDSTVENTDVYETIISIDDKGQAVYSFGRFDSSIIRIKNPEDGDLLDQSEEGLIAAGVRMSELPLKDCAQGVKKKKSDGGSFAESTRIRCDDCGFLADGLSGLNVHIAMKHPTKEKHFHCLLCGKSFYTESNLHQHLASAGHMRNEQASVEELPEGGATFKCVKCTEPFDSEQNLFLHIKGQHEELLREVNKYIVEDTEQINREREENQGNVCKYCGKMCRSSNSMAFLAHIRTHTGSKPFKCKICHFATAQLGDARNHVKRHLGMREYKCHVCGVAFVMKKHLNTHLLGKHGVGTPKERKFTCRLCDRSFTEKWALNNHMKLHTGEKPFKCTWPTCHYSFLTASAMKDHYRTHTGEKSFLCDLCGFAGGTRHALTKHRRQHTGEKPFKCDECNFASTTQSHLTRHKRVHTGEKPYRCPWCDYRSNCAENIRKHILHTGKHEGVKMYNCPKCDYGTNVPVEFRNHLKEQHPDIENPDLAYLHAGIVSKSYECRLKGQGATFVETDSPFTAAALAEESPVKDRPLRGSRRPAAPPEPVQQVIIIQGYDGDFALDASVEETAAATLQTLALAGQVARVVHITEDGQVIAAGQSGAPVGGGAPGPGVPEQLADGATQVVVVGAPMEGHGMDAPLSPSGAAIQQVTKQGILDLAEAGIPPPDTASALDALLCAVTELGGAEGRAAAEEKGRAGPRDVLVPLPGQAADPAAAPAEAHEIHVCHDVQDGGTALEPTGALSRAVRPAALIASQERAQLAFRKVVQGVLQFAVCDPAAAGQLMKDGVTQVIVNEEGTVHMLAREGSQIIMQEAQAHGQRVDLAESDGEISQIIVTEELVQAMVQESGGGFPEGATHYIVTELPPGAQDETGVYSHTVIETAGSQEILQAGAALSAEAVVPGETEQLTSMVIYTQEDSPAAAVIQSHRESSELHEA